A single region of the Syngnathus acus chromosome 6, fSynAcu1.2, whole genome shotgun sequence genome encodes:
- the mt2 gene encoding metallothionein-2: protein MDPCDCSKTGTCKCAGSCACTNCSCTTCKKSCCSCCPAGCSKCASGCVCKGKTCDTSCCQ from the exons ATGGACCCTTGCGACTGCTCCAAGA cTGGAACCTGCAAATGCGCTGGATCCTGTGCTTGCACTAATTGCTCCTGCACCACTTGCAAGAAGA gttgctgctcttgctgtcCAGCGGGATGCAGCAAATGTGCATCAGGCTGCGTGTGCAAAGGGAAGACATGTGATACTAGCTGCTGTCAGTGA